Below is a genomic region from Cyprinus carpio isolate SPL01 chromosome B6, ASM1834038v1, whole genome shotgun sequence.
gcctgagggtgtttttCAATTTGGACTTGTGAAGAATCCAAACTAATTTTTAAGCGATTTGAGCCACTTTGCTATAAGAGTTTGACTGAGGTTTGCTATAAATCCATGCTGTTGTTCTCTTATAATGTAAatagtttcactttatttttgaatttgcataattccaaatattttaaatcagttttatggAAATTACTGATTACTTTACAAATACACATGAAAACTGAAATGGACCACAAGTACAACGGACCACAATGAGACATATACCCACTTCTATGGCCAGGAAAAGTGTGAATGAAAAACAACTGGGGCACATTTTGGTCCATTTAAAGTTGAGACTGGATTAAAAGACACCCTTAAATCATGTCTGGACATTTTCTTTGTGATTGAATCTGAGGTGGAACTCACTGATTGGTTagcaaatttgtttttaacaggaAACTTGAATAAACTGACTGGctagaaatatataataataatagtgagcATTTACTTTAACCATTATCTAACCTCTGCAATGACCCCAACACAGCCAGCAATGACCGCTGCCTTTGCTTGTGCTCCGCTCATGCCTCCCAGACCAGATGTCACAAACACACGACCCCTCAGGTCACCTGAGCCCAAGTATCTCCGACCTGCATTGAGCACTGTCAACTATATACACAGAGAAATACTTGTTTAGATCTGTTTGTTGACGTTTTCATTTGatagaacagaacatttttaacaGATGCATTTGTTACCATGGTGCCATGGACGATGCCCTGTGGGCCAATGTAACAGTAACTTCCGGCGGTCATCTGTCCATACCTGACCATAAACACAGAGAAACATACACACTAGACAATACAGACTATACTATCACCCAGTTCTTCAAGGACgcattatattgattttaaagtttaaattttaaatgtaaaaaaaatatttatcacagtttccacaaaaatattaagcagcacaactgttttcaacattaataataagaagaaatgtttcttaagtaccaaatcagcatattagaatgatttctatatatatattcacaaatctCACTAACCTAGAATAGTagtgtacatacacacatattctAGAAGAGACTAGTTAATAGGTATTGGTGAAATCTCACATTGTAATGCCCATAGCAAACATCTTCTCATATTCCTCTCTGGAAGAATAGTTTGGAATGACCTGAAACAAAACAAGAGGATAAAGAGATGCACCCTTATGGGTAAAAAATAACCCATACTCATGCATAAAGGCCTGTGTGTATCTTACCATGCCATTTGTGATTACACAGCGTGGAGAAGAAGGGAGGCTGGGAAAAAGACCCAATGGATGACCACTGTACATCACAAGGGTCTGCTCTTCAGTCATGGTGCTCAGATAGTGAAATACCAACCAGaactatacaaacacacacattatcaaagtatatatgtagaaaaaggtgtataaaatattacattacagaTACATAAATCTGTAAGAATCTACCTGCGCCCAGTTGCTGAACACCTGTCCGTTTCCTCCGTATGTGACAAGCTCTTGTGGGAACTGCGAGCAGATAAGCATTAAAATAAGAGTACTTTCACCATAAAATATTATCTTTAGGAAGGAAAAGGAAGATCTATAGGTCTAAAAGAGGAGGCCCCCTTGCTGAATGAATCTCCCAGCCATTTCTGGATTATTACATATCACATGTGAAAATGTACCTGTGCTACAGCAGGATCCAGGTTGTTCATTATCATAAGCATGATGGAAGCAGCTTGTCTTGTTCTGCATGGGTACTGATCAATAGGATAAGctctataacacacacatacagtcacaTATATGGTGTGAAATGCCACAGTCAAGACATGGTATATTAATATAGTTGTCCATTTATGCTGTGCAATTGCTTATTTTGTACCTCATACGTAGTGTAGGATAGAAGCGGTACATGTAAATGTGTCCATACTGTCTGAGCTCCTGCGCAAACTCTGTAGCCAGAGTCGCATGCAGATTTGGAGGAAAGTATCTCAAAGCGTTCCTCAAAGCCAGCTAGAGAGACAGAGGAACAGACTATGACAGAGACCAAGAACAGGAGAGTTCAGCAGAGATTAACTGAAGAGACAGACTGAGTGATCATGATGCAAtcaagttacaaaatattttggtcTCTGTCCCTCATCCCCCATTTCACTGAGCATTCGTTCCTTTCTCTCTTACAAAACTCAGCCTCTTATCTTCTCTAATGATTGACAGGGCTCACAGTGTGGAAAGATTTggaagattttgtatttttaaccacTGCTGATCACAGCAGTTGAAAAatctacagttcaaaagtttggggtcagtaaggtttgtttttgtttttgaaatagtaatatggtgaatattactgtaaaaatgacATTCTTATAACATTTCGTATTATTATCACCAATGTTGAACAGTTTTGCATAAATAGTTATAAAGTTTTTACATAATAGTTGTGTAaaccatgaaaaatatattttttcagaattctttgacaaatacaaagttcagaagaacagcaatTACTTTCGaatagatttttaaagaaaagaaaaaaaaataatgcatccttgctgaatgaaagtattcatttcttttacttttgaacagtagtgtatattccaGAACaacatttcattataattttatgcatttcatattttTGGGCTGTAAATATCCATCTCATTACTACTCAACTCTAAActagtaaagacattttaaagaatcaATATGATTGGATATTctgcagatttttatttatttataacacttTCAGTTATAATAAATGACCAAATAACTCAGAATAGATGTGTCAGAGATATATTGACCCACCCGTTCTTCTGCTGGGGTGAGGTTTGGAGTACGGACAGGTGCATGAGGTATGCTGGGGTCTCTGCCTCGGTTTGGAGGAAGAGGATCAAGGGGTAATCCGGCACAGACCTCCTTTAGGCTGGACATCACTCCTGTATTCACAGAGGAGATATAAAGATATGAAAACAGCagatatacatgtaaaatatatctCTGTATCAGAGGTTTATACTTACAAGTTCTCTCAGGATTCGTCTGTAGTTCACAGGAAGAATTACAGAGGTTTATATGAACACTGCCCTGCTGACCCTCTAACCTCCTCCCTATCACCGCATAGGTCAGTTTACTTGTTTTTCCCTCTCGTCTCATCCAATAAGAAATGTCAGATATCTGTCAGGCAATCATTGAACAAGCCAAACATGATGTGGCACTCTCCCAAAAACAACCAGTTCAGAAACATCCATTTCATTTTCCCGACCTTGTATGATTGACTCGAAGGCATTGAAAAATCTAAAGCTAtcttccatttcatttttttccaccaTGTGCAAAATTGGCTGTCAAAATATATCATTCAAGAAGCCTCATTCCTGtgctcctttttttttacatatctcaTTTAATTATGTAAGTAGAGCCTTGACTGACAGAATTTTCTaaaactgagaattttttttttcacccaaaaaattctgtcaccatttactcagcctcatgtcattccaaatcggTATGACTTCATTTAATATGTCATGTGGAATACATATGTTTTGAATCAAAGATtttaaatttcaactttttatgtaATCTCAAACTTTTGGACCCAGTGTGAAAGGTGATTCATTAACCTCCCTTAAATTACTTTGATACTGTTTGACTAAAGCAGCACACAGTTCTCTACATATATACTTAAATGACCAAACAATATCAAATTGATGAGTTTATAACATTTCATCAAAATATGATCTCACATTTTACACTTAAATACAGTAAATCTCAGTGGACTTTAATTCACACACTGTCACATGTCAATATGTAACAAAGTTACACTTGGATTAAGGTGATTATAggaacaaaacagaacaagaatgaaaaaggagtataaaaaagaaaagaaaaaagaacacaaaatttATAAACATGAAGTTGATATTTTTCTGAACACACTATAAGACAGAGTTCAACAAAACATCCATCCTATATATGGATCCTTTTTCTGTATGTCTTACCATTTTTTAAGAtatcacattatatattttagGATATCAAAAATGTATTGGAAAAATATATAGTCCATATATTGTTACTTTCTGCATTTATTCAGTGTCCCTGTTTCCTTTATGTCTCATCttaaaaacagatataaatagattaaagtaaaacaaaaaaagtggaaatagAGATGGAAATCAGTTGCTTTCCAATTTTAACTAGCTACGCGCAGCTGTGAAGGCATATCATTCGTGTCAGTGGACAGAGGGTCAGACTCTTTGCTTGTGCTGAAGTCAGAGATGGAAGGAGAGTCTTTTTGTTCTGCGTTTGATCCAGGATTGGCATTTTGAAGATCATCTTCCTGAGGGAAGAGTTCAGGATGATGCCGAAAACACTCCTGCATGCTGCTGAACTGCTCCAGACAGTCCAAACCCTTCACCTCTTCTTGACTAAAGTGGAAGCAGGTGAATGCAGTCTTAAACTGCTCGCCACACGCTCCACTTGCCATCCCCCCTAAACACGGACAGTCCCAATTTATCTCACCACTCGGCAATATGAGACCTGAACACAAAGAGAAAGTGAGGTGGATATAAAATGACAAAGTTACACAGTTTCATCTCAGAAAGGAAGTATTTCTTTCCATCTGTCACCTTTTTCTTCATGGTCCTCATCTGGATCCTCCTCATTCAGTTTCACAGTGCTAGGAATTTCATGTTCTTCCTTGGTAACAAATATGACTCGGTCCTTCCCTGTAAAGCGTTAATGATGACAGTTAATAGTTGTCAAGTACGCAAGTAATTAATAACAACTTAAGAAAATATATCCCTTTAAGAGCAAACAGATTGTTGATAACATAAATcaactgaataaattaaatgcatttcaggAATTGACTCTGAATTACCTTCCTCGCTGACTGTAGTCATTTCTTTCTACACAGAAATTGTAAATGTAGCAAAAGCAGATACAATGCAGTGCGTGAGCTGATATTCCAGCGTTTTATCACCAATATTTTGCGGTATCACCTATGAAAATATCACCCGCTATCTCTGATTCGTCCCAcggtcattcattcattggtcATGCCGCTTTCAACCCACGTTATCAAATCAAATATCATGACGTCATAAACAGTAGACGAGGACCACACTTTTTTGCCACTCAGATTGCCTGTTAGAAAATAATAATCTCATCGTTCTTTTAAGTTTACGCTTTAGGAAATGAATagaacagtactgtttaaaatGAGAAGTTTAAACGACTTTAGTCATGAACACTAAAACTATGAACATCCCATCAGTGCTTGAACTAATTTCACAACCGTGACAGCCATAGCATTATACTTGAGTTTTCTGAAATATGGGAATTTCTTTGTAGTTACACATAGCGAACACAATTCAGAGGACTTGTGAAGTACTGCAGatgtttttttacagaaacctGCGTAACAGCTCAAACTTTACCATGTCATACGTGAAAAGCAAGAAACTGAGACATTTTTACATACACATAAACCGATTTTGTTTTATAATCTCTAATGTTAAAGGTCCAGTAAGCCATGctcacaaataaaacacatcttATCTCccaaaaatgagtttttattgAGAATGATCAGTCTTTGCTGAATATATTTGTTCGGAACATTTCTTTTTAcatagttcaaaaaaaaaaaaagaaaaaaagaaaaaaaaaaaggaaagacttATTTTACATGGTTGCGCACAGCATTAAATGTCATATATACAGACACCCAATGATACAGTAAAAAGGGCTTAATTTTGAAAGTAAACAGACTTCAGGTGTAACCGGTTCTGTCTGCCGCCAAGCTCTCACTACAGACCAAGcactttcaaaaacagaaaatccTTGAAGCCTACTGTGTAAGATGTGTTCTGTACAAAAGGATTCCAGCGTAaatgagtacacacacacaaaacacaaaaacacatacaaacgcatacaaaaaaaaaaaaaaaacacgccacTGATGCCACACTGTGCGTTGCATTTCCTCTGTTGTAATGTTGCCTTGTTTACAACTGACTAAATCATCATGTTTTGTATGATTAAATTCAGTATGAGGAGTTAGAATGAGCTTAACAGCTATTATTGGAAAAATAAAtgagacgtaaaaaaaaaaacctttttgtgtgTGGAGTCAAACTTGGCAATGTCGAGTAAATCAAATCAATCACTCAACATTAGCAATACTTTCTGGAAAATCCTTTATACCTGGCTTAACTAAGATCAGACAAGAAATAAACATAAGGGTGAATGAAGGGATTCAGTGACACGTGGAGACGGAGGAAGGACAGACTGAGAAGGGAAAACTCCTGAATATTCCTAAGCAGAGCTCACAGAGTCCATCTTTACTGTCCCATCACTGAAGTTCAGTTTCATCACTGAATTTTAGAAACGTTTTGCCACTTCTGACAAATAGGAGAACACGCTCAGCTGGAACTAGCATTCTCCCAAGACAGCACTTGTGACAGaccattttaaatgcttaaattgcacagaaataaaaaataaaatgacaacaacaatcataaaaatgttacgGTGTCAGcaagtatgtgtgtatgtgcgtttTGTGAGTGTCCTTTTTAGAAGAGTAGCGCTCCCATGCTGCCAATTTCACTCTGTTCCTTAACAAATATTTCAAAGTACTGATAGATGATGGTAACAGCCAACAGGATTCCTGTTCCAGAGCCGATGGCACCCAGGAAGTCAGCCATTACTGAAAGGCCTCCGATACACAGTCCACCAAATGCAGCCGCTGTTGGGATGTACCTGAATAACAAAGAGAATGTGTGAGATTAATGAAGGTCCTGACAAGCAAGTACTGCAAAAGTGAATGTGTTTGTAGCTCACCTGTTGAGTTCATGAACCATGGAGGTCTCTCTGTGTCCCCTCATCACCATCTGCTGTTCTTTCAGCTGCTTGGCCacctaaaaacacacatacaaccaTTACAGCTTCATATCAGATAtccaaaaacaacactgataaatGAACAAGAACTAGTAACGCACATCTTTGGCAGATGATCCAGAAACTTCAATCCAGGTCTTAGAAAAGAAGGCACAGGATCCCAGCATGAATACAATGTAGATCACTGCATGGACTGGGTCTTCAAGCACAGAACCAAATGACTCCGGAGGAGACAGATAGTAACACAGACCACCAACAGGGTAGGCACGAGCTGGACCACCGGATGTGGCATcctacaataacaacaacaacaaaaaacaagctaTTAGGATGGTTTCCATTTCTAGTTCTATTTGGTTTCTGGTCTGCATACTATAAAACAATCTCTGGATTTGCACTTTAAACTTAGCAGAAGACATGGTACACAGCAACAAGCACTGGTGACACTTACAGACCAAGTCCCTAGTAGGTTGACCAGGAAATTTCCACTGAAGCGGGTGGAGAGCATCTGAGAAATGACGTACAGGTTAGAGACCAGAGCAGACTGCAGGATGATGGGAATGTTGGAGGTGTAGAACAGCTTGATGGGATATGTGTTGTACTGGCCACGGTAACGTGCAGATTTGATGGGCAGGTCAACTCTGAAGCCCTGTGCAAAACAACATTTATCAATTTTTCATCAGTAAATcaattttaaagtactttattgGAATGATTGtgtttacatatattaatattaatgttcaaTATTGTCTAAGCATTACACACAAAACAAGTAATGACATACAGTGGGTAAAAAGTATTGAAcatgtcaccatttttctcagtaaatatatttctgaaggtaatagtaatccatacatacaaagaaaacgaAACAAATAAGttctgaaattaagttatgtgtTATAAAGTGGAATGACACAGGGACAAAGTATTGAGctattgaaatttatttaatactgttactttatttaatactgtacaaaagcctttgttggtaatgagaGGTTCCAgacctcctgtatggagaaactagtcgcatacattgctcaggtgtgattttggcctgTTCTTCCACACAAACATCTTCAAATCGTGAAGGTTCTttgggcctcttctatgaactctgatctttagttcttattttctattggattcaagtcaggtgattggcagggccattctagcagctttactttctttttctgaaaccaactgagtttccttggctgtgtttgggatcattgtcttgctgaaatgtccacccaTGTTTCATCTTCATCCTGGTACTGTAGGTGTTGGGACAGAACCAGATAATAACCAGCTAAATAATTTCATTTGACTAGGGGCAGTGTTGTTTtataattactgatagatttcagctggtgtcttggctttctatgcctttttgcacctccctatcttcatgtgttcaatactttgtTCCTGtgtaattccattttattacaaataacttcatttctgaacttatttgttttgttttctttgtatgtttggattacttgggttgttaccgacatctggtgaaaatttcaatCAACAGCACCATTAGAAATATAttaactgagaaaaatggtgacgtgttcaatacttattttacccgctgttgaagactgaaataaataacaaatatgctAAAATAAGTGAAGAATACAAAATCTATCATTATACATATTTATCAAAacactatgaaaaaaatatatagagagagaaagagactttaACTAAATCTTAAATTCAACGTagttaattattcttattattttgcagcaaccaaaaaaaaaaagaaaaaacacttaccTGGAAGTATATGACTACAGCAAAGACGAAAACTGTAGAGATGAGGTTCATGAGGTTGGGCAGGTTCTGTCTGTAGAAGGCCTCTCTCAGTGCTCGGACTTTATCGGTACGAGTGGCCAACAGGTGGAACAGAGCAATAATGGCTCCTTC
It encodes:
- the LOC109091101 gene encoding protein transport protein Sec61 subunit alpha-like 1, with the translated sequence MGIKFLEVIKPFCAVLPEIQKPERKIQFREKVLWTAITLFIFLVCCQIPLFGIMSSDSADPFYWMRVILASNRGTLMELGISPIVTSGLIMQLLAGAKIIEVGDTPKDRALFNGAQKLFGMIITIGQAIVYVMTGMYGDPSEMGAGICLLIIIQLFVAGLIVLLLDELLQKGYGLGSGISLFIATNICETIVWKAFSPTTVNTGRGTEFEGAIIALFHLLATRTDKVRALREAFYRQNLPNLMNLISTVFVFAVVIYFQGFRVDLPIKSARYRGQYNTYPIKLFYTSNIPIILQSALVSNLYVISQMLSTRFSGNFLVNLLGTWSDATSGGPARAYPVGGLCYYLSPPESFGSVLEDPVHAVIYIVFMLGSCAFFSKTWIEVSGSSAKDVAKQLKEQQMVMRGHRETSMVHELNRYIPTAAAFGGLCIGGLSVMADFLGAIGSGTGILLAVTIIYQYFEIFVKEQSEIGSMGALLF
- the chchd4b gene encoding coiled-coil-helix-coiled-coil-helix domain containing 4b — protein: MTTVSEEGKDRVIFVTKEEHEIPSTVKLNEEDPDEDHEEKGLILPSGEINWDCPCLGGMASGACGEQFKTAFTCFHFSQEEVKGLDCLEQFSSMQECFRHHPELFPQEDDLQNANPGSNAEQKDSPSISDFSTSKESDPLSTDTNDMPSQLRVAS